The Variovorax sp. PMC12 genome segment CGCGCCGGTACTGCAGGATGGTCAGCGGCAGTGCGCGCTTGAGCATGGCGCGCAAAGCGCGCTCGTCGCGCTGCAGCGGCAGGGCGAGGTAGCGCTCATCGAAGCTGATGCTCGCCTGCGGCGCGTCGAAGCGCACCTCCGGCGTGAACATCGGCGCATAGGCGTCGCTGTGCGGTGGAGCGGCAAACGGAAAGCCCGCGCTGCGCAGCGAGATGCGCGAATCGATCGCCCAGCACATGTAGCCGTGCATGAAGCGCAGGCTCGTCACCAGGCAGAACTCGCGGAAGGCCTCGTCCAGCGGGCGGTTCTCGGTGATGCGCAGGGTGGCCACGCCGCCCGCCACATCCAGCGCCAGGCCGATGTCCTCGGTCAGCAGGCGGTGGTGGCGGCACCAGCGCTTGATGGCCACGCCCAGGTCGGGCGAGCTGAGCGAGGCACGGCACAGCATGCCGTAGCTGCCCCAGGGCAGGCGCCGCGAGAACCAGCCCAGGGCCTCGTCGTCCAGCTCCTGCATGGCGTGTTCCGACAGCGCCTCGAACTGCGCGGCCGTCACCCGCGCGCCCGGCCGGGCCAGCTCGCGCGGCGTGATCTGTGCCGCCTTCAAGGCCTCGGCCGGGTCCATGCCGTAGCGCTCGTAGCCCTGCACGATGGCTCTCACGAAGGCCATCGGCGTGACGGCGCGGGCGGGTCTGAGGAAGGACGGGGACGACATGGCTTTGCGGATCGGTCGTGGCGCAATTTGCAACCATTGTGGCGCCAATTGAGGCGTGCCCAGGCGTAAGCTGCGATCTTTCAAGCGCCATCCAGCGCGGGTAGCACTGCGCGCCGACCCCTTCAGAGGAGACAAGACACATGCACGATCCCGGCCTGAACTTCGACCTGGGCGAGACCATCGACTCGCTGCGCAGCGCGATCCAGGACTTCGCCGCCAACGAGATCGCCCCGCGCGCCGCCGACATCGACCGCGACAACCTGTTCCCGCACGACCTCTGGAAGAAGCTCGGCGACCTCGGCCTGCACGGCATGACGGTGAAGGAAGAGTTCGGCGGCACCGAGCTGGGCTACCTGGCGCATATCGTGGCCATGGAAGAAGTCTCGCGCGCCTCGGCCTCGGTGGGCCTGTCTTACGGCGCGCACTCCAACCTGTGCGTGAACCAGATCCACCGCAACGGCAGCGATGCGCAGAAGAAGAAATACCTGCCCAAGCTGGTGAGCGGCGAACACGTGGGCGCGCTGGCCATGAGCGAGCCCAATGCCGGCTCCGACGTGGTGAGCATGAAGCTCAAGGCCGAGAAGAAGAACGGCTACTACGTGCTCAACGGCGGCAAGATGTGGATCACCAACGGCGGCGACGCCGACACGCTGGTCATCTACGCCAAGACCGAACCCGAGATGGGCGCGCGCGGCATGACGGCCTTCATCGTCGAGAAAGGCTTCAAGGGCTTCTCGGCCGGCAACAAGCTCGACAAGCTCGGCATGCGCGGCTCCAACACCTTCCCGCTGTTCTTCGACAACTGCGAAGTGCCCGAAGAGAACGTGCTGGGCGGCGAAGGCATGGGCGCCAAGGTGCTGATGAGCGGCCTCGACTACGAGCGCGCGGTGCTCTCGGGCGGCCCGCTGGGCATCATGGCCGCCTGCATGGACGCGGTGCTGCCCTTCATCCACGACCGCAAGCAGTTCGGCCAGAGCATCGGCGAGTTCCAGCTGATGCAGGGCAAGCTGGCGGACATGTATTCGACCTGGCAGGCCACCCGCGCCTATGTGT includes the following:
- a CDS encoding isovaleryl-CoA dehydrogenase; translation: MHDPGLNFDLGETIDSLRSAIQDFAANEIAPRAADIDRDNLFPHDLWKKLGDLGLHGMTVKEEFGGTELGYLAHIVAMEEVSRASASVGLSYGAHSNLCVNQIHRNGSDAQKKKYLPKLVSGEHVGALAMSEPNAGSDVVSMKLKAEKKNGYYVLNGGKMWITNGGDADTLVIYAKTEPEMGARGMTAFIVEKGFKGFSAGNKLDKLGMRGSNTFPLFFDNCEVPEENVLGGEGMGAKVLMSGLDYERAVLSGGPLGIMAACMDAVLPFIHDRKQFGQSIGEFQLMQGKLADMYSTWQATRAYVYAVGKACDRNDHARTFRKDAAGAILYSAEKATWMAGEAIQALGGVGYTKEFPVERLWRDAKLYEIGAGTSEIRRMLIGRELFAETA
- a CDS encoding AraC family transcriptional regulator; the encoded protein is MSSPSFLRPARAVTPMAFVRAIVQGYERYGMDPAEALKAAQITPRELARPGARVTAAQFEALSEHAMQELDDEALGWFSRRLPWGSYGMLCRASLSSPDLGVAIKRWCRHHRLLTEDIGLALDVAGGVATLRITENRPLDEAFREFCLVTSLRFMHGYMCWAIDSRISLRSAGFPFAAPPHSDAYAPMFTPEVRFDAPQASISFDERYLALPLQRDERALRAMLKRALPLTILQYRRDRLLGQRVRELLRSRASEATTAEALAGLLNVSGRTLHRQLHEEGTSLQTLKNEVRHELSVELLRRTTRPIKQVALAVGFRNEKSFSRAFLQWTGHAPRDFRQLGL